One stretch of Heptranchias perlo isolate sHepPer1 chromosome 41, sHepPer1.hap1, whole genome shotgun sequence DNA includes these proteins:
- the LOC137306009 gene encoding WD repeat-containing protein 20-like isoform X1 yields the protein MAAEGGGKELNEIKSQFRTREGAYKLLSLSEYSRPNRVPLSATQGTNPVRVSMVNVRDQSGSGDRICFNVGRELYLYLYRGPRKAADLSKPIDKRIYKGTQPTCHDFNQFTATPDSVSLVVGFSAGQVQYLDPIKKETSKLFNEERFIDKTKVTCLKWMPESESLFLVAHTSGNLYLYNVDHPCGTAAPHYQPLKQGPGFAVYTCKSKSTRNPLLKWSVGAGALHEFAFAPDGEHVACASQDGCLRVFHFDSMELHGAMKSYFGGLLCVCWSPDGKYVVTGGEDDLVTVWSFSDCRVIARGHGHKSWVSVVAFDPYTSSVNQGDPLEFSGSDEDFQDHTQFGRDRTSSTLSRLSKHNSTDGRAANVTYRFGSVGQDTQFCLWDLTDDILFPHQPLSRARTHTNVVSTAVHGSVSSGSNTGSLALEASTANSVPHSLSRSNSLPHSAVTNANSKAHLMDGGVPFSISKFATLTLHDRRDKTAEKDHKRNHSIGHVTSKSNDKLNLVLKNKLDPAKTLGTTLCPRMDEVPLLEPLVCKKIAHERLTVLIFLEDCIVTACQEGFICTWARPGKVGLLSAQNQANSPSGTVV from the exons ATGGCGGCGGAGGGCGGAGGGAAGGAGCTGAACGAGATCAAGTCGCAGTTCCGGACCCGGGAGGGCGCCTACAAGCTGCTGAGCCTGTCCGAGTACAGCCGCCCCAACCGGGTGCCCCTCAGCGCCACCCAGGGAACCAACCCGGTCCGGGTGTCGATGGTCAACGTGCGGGACCAGAGCGGCAGCGGGGACCGCATCTGCTTCAATGTGGGCCGCGAGCTCTATCTCTACCTGTACCGGGGCCCCAGGAAG GCGGCAGATCTGAGTAAACCCATTGACAAGCGTATATACAAAGGGACACAGCCCACCTGTCATGACTTTAACCAGTTCACTGCCACGCCTGACAGCGTCTCGCTTGTAGTCGGCTTCTCCGCAGGACAAGTCCAGTACCTGGATCCGATCAAGAAAGAAACCAGCAAGTTGTTCAATGAAGAG AGATTCATCGACAAGACCAAGGTGACCTGCTTGAAGTGGATGCCAGAGTCCGAGAGTCTCTTCCTGGTTGCCCACACCAGCGGCAACCTCTACCTGTACAACGTGGACCACCCGTGCGGCACTGCGGCGCCTCACTACCAGCCGCTGAAACAGGGGCCCGGCTTCGCGGTGTACACGTGCAAAAGCAAATCGACCCGCAACCCGCTGCTGAAATGGTCGGTGGGAGCGGGTGCCCTCCACGAGTTTGCCTTCGCCCCCGACGGCGAGCACGTGGCGTGCGCCAGTCAGGACGGCTGCCTGCGGGTCTTCCACTTCGACTCGATGGAGCTGCACGGCGCCATGAAGAGCTATTTCGGGGGCCTCCTGTGCGTCTGCTGGAGCCCGGACGGCAAGTACGTCGTGACGGGGGGCGAGGACGACCTGGTGACGGTCTGGTCCTTCTCGGATTGCCGGGTGATCGCCCGGGGCCACGGCCACAAGTCCTGGGTCAGCGTGGTAGCCTTTGACCCTTACACCAGCAGCGTCAACCAAGGGGACCCGCTGGAGTTCAGCGGCAGCGACGAGGACTTTCAGGACCACACTCAGTTCGGCCGCGACCGGACGAGCAGCACCTTATCCAGACTCTCCAAGCACAACTCCACGGACGGCCGGGCGGCGAACGTGACCTACCGCTTCGGCTCGGTGGGGCAGGACACTCAGTTTTGCCTCTGGGATTTAACCGACGACATCCTGTTCCCCCATCAGCCCCTCTCGCGAGCCCGGACGCACACCAACGTGGTAAGCACGGCGGTTCACGGCTCAGTCAGCAGCGGAAGCAACACCGGGAGTTTGGCGCTGGAGGCTAGCACTGCCAACTCCGTCCCGCACTCGCTCTCCCGCTCGAACAGTCTGCCGCACTCGGCCGTCACAAACGCTAACAGCAAGGCCCACTTGATGGACGGGGGTGTCCCCTTCAGCATCAGCAAATTTGCGACGCTAACGCTGCACGATCGCAGAGATAAAACCGCCGAGAAAGACCACAAGCGGAACCACAGCATCGGACACGTCACCAGCAAGAGCAACGACAAACTCAACCTGGTTCTGAAAAACAAACTTGACCCAGCCAAGACTTTGGGGACAACTTTGTGTCCCCGCATGGACGAGGTGCCCTTGCTGGAGCCTCTGGTCTGTAAAAAGATCGCACACGAGAGACTGACGGTGTTGATATTCTTGGAGGACTGtatagtcaccgcctgccaagaAGGCTTCATTTGCACGTGGGCGCGGCCAGGTAAAGTG GGTttactgtctgcacagaatcaggCTAATTCACCAAGTGGGACTGTGGTGTAG
- the LOC137306009 gene encoding WD repeat-containing protein 20-like isoform X2: protein MAAEGGGKELNEIKSQFRTREGAYKLLSLSEYSRPNRVPLSATQGTNPVRVSMVNVRDQSGSGDRICFNVGRELYLYLYRGPRKAADLSKPIDKRIYKGTQPTCHDFNQFTATPDSVSLVVGFSAGQVQYLDPIKKETSKLFNEERFIDKTKVTCLKWMPESESLFLVAHTSGNLYLYNVDHPCGTAAPHYQPLKQGPGFAVYTCKSKSTRNPLLKWSVGAGALHEFAFAPDGEHVACASQDGCLRVFHFDSMELHGAMKSYFGGLLCVCWSPDGKYVVTGGEDDLVTVWSFSDCRVIARGHGHKSWVSVVAFDPYTSSVNQGDPLEFSGSDEDFQDHTQFGRDRTSSTLSRLSKHNSTDGRAANVTYRFGSVGQDTQFCLWDLTDDILFPHQPLSRARTHTNVVSTAVHGSVSSGSNTGSLALEASTANSVPHSLSRSNSLPHSAVTNANSKAHLMDGGVPFSISKFATLTLHDRRDKTAEKDHKRNHSIGHVTSKSNDKLNLVLKNKLDPAKTLGTTLCPRMDEVPLLEPLVCKKIAHERLTVLIFLEDCIVTACQEGFICTWARPGFTVCTESG, encoded by the exons ATGGCGGCGGAGGGCGGAGGGAAGGAGCTGAACGAGATCAAGTCGCAGTTCCGGACCCGGGAGGGCGCCTACAAGCTGCTGAGCCTGTCCGAGTACAGCCGCCCCAACCGGGTGCCCCTCAGCGCCACCCAGGGAACCAACCCGGTCCGGGTGTCGATGGTCAACGTGCGGGACCAGAGCGGCAGCGGGGACCGCATCTGCTTCAATGTGGGCCGCGAGCTCTATCTCTACCTGTACCGGGGCCCCAGGAAG GCGGCAGATCTGAGTAAACCCATTGACAAGCGTATATACAAAGGGACACAGCCCACCTGTCATGACTTTAACCAGTTCACTGCCACGCCTGACAGCGTCTCGCTTGTAGTCGGCTTCTCCGCAGGACAAGTCCAGTACCTGGATCCGATCAAGAAAGAAACCAGCAAGTTGTTCAATGAAGAG AGATTCATCGACAAGACCAAGGTGACCTGCTTGAAGTGGATGCCAGAGTCCGAGAGTCTCTTCCTGGTTGCCCACACCAGCGGCAACCTCTACCTGTACAACGTGGACCACCCGTGCGGCACTGCGGCGCCTCACTACCAGCCGCTGAAACAGGGGCCCGGCTTCGCGGTGTACACGTGCAAAAGCAAATCGACCCGCAACCCGCTGCTGAAATGGTCGGTGGGAGCGGGTGCCCTCCACGAGTTTGCCTTCGCCCCCGACGGCGAGCACGTGGCGTGCGCCAGTCAGGACGGCTGCCTGCGGGTCTTCCACTTCGACTCGATGGAGCTGCACGGCGCCATGAAGAGCTATTTCGGGGGCCTCCTGTGCGTCTGCTGGAGCCCGGACGGCAAGTACGTCGTGACGGGGGGCGAGGACGACCTGGTGACGGTCTGGTCCTTCTCGGATTGCCGGGTGATCGCCCGGGGCCACGGCCACAAGTCCTGGGTCAGCGTGGTAGCCTTTGACCCTTACACCAGCAGCGTCAACCAAGGGGACCCGCTGGAGTTCAGCGGCAGCGACGAGGACTTTCAGGACCACACTCAGTTCGGCCGCGACCGGACGAGCAGCACCTTATCCAGACTCTCCAAGCACAACTCCACGGACGGCCGGGCGGCGAACGTGACCTACCGCTTCGGCTCGGTGGGGCAGGACACTCAGTTTTGCCTCTGGGATTTAACCGACGACATCCTGTTCCCCCATCAGCCCCTCTCGCGAGCCCGGACGCACACCAACGTGGTAAGCACGGCGGTTCACGGCTCAGTCAGCAGCGGAAGCAACACCGGGAGTTTGGCGCTGGAGGCTAGCACTGCCAACTCCGTCCCGCACTCGCTCTCCCGCTCGAACAGTCTGCCGCACTCGGCCGTCACAAACGCTAACAGCAAGGCCCACTTGATGGACGGGGGTGTCCCCTTCAGCATCAGCAAATTTGCGACGCTAACGCTGCACGATCGCAGAGATAAAACCGCCGAGAAAGACCACAAGCGGAACCACAGCATCGGACACGTCACCAGCAAGAGCAACGACAAACTCAACCTGGTTCTGAAAAACAAACTTGACCCAGCCAAGACTTTGGGGACAACTTTGTGTCCCCGCATGGACGAGGTGCCCTTGCTGGAGCCTCTGGTCTGTAAAAAGATCGCACACGAGAGACTGACGGTGTTGATATTCTTGGAGGACTGtatagtcaccgcctgccaagaAGGCTTCATTTGCACGTGGGCGCGGCCAG GGTttactgtctgcacagaatcaggCTAA